Genomic window (Helianthus annuus cultivar XRQ/B chromosome 3, HanXRQr2.0-SUNRISE, whole genome shotgun sequence):
tcacctctttaatgttagcaaatgcaataatacaattgtctgaacacagtttttcaagaacttgaggtgataccttagcagcagccatcatggcataatcacattgatgatcttcttcttcatcagctctctctttttcctcaccagctttcttcaaatcttctttctctttgccatctttggaccaagggtcggtcagtcgttcaatcagggtttctgagtTTTCTTCCAgtagtagttcaccagcaactgcagtaaccattGCGTCaacaacttcatccactgtttcagcacttagctgttcaccttcagtttcaaccccttctggtattgattctaatgccatcaaacaaaattcatcatcaaaagcatcattagaagcatagagagcaaaattttcatcaccaagttcatcaggcatgctgctccaatcaacaaagccttgtgtgaaaaagctttgctgatctgtttgtgtcactgttggagcagcttgttgggtcctgtggtttatacctattTTCGcttttgggtactaacttttttttaactGGTTTAGGTTTTAtgatttcaattttgtaacacctttgggtaatAACACCAAAagtagttaattaatgactaaaatacccttgcatttttttaagtttatcaatgtaacacatttgggtactaacacctaattttatttaaatttaaatcaattttacaaaatctatttttttattttcatctttttattatatctcttaattaacataaaatctattttttttatttttcatatttttattaaatttcttatttaacataaaatgtACTTGTTACactagtatttttttttaaataaaaactacTAGCTATacagttttatgtaaattaaatttcttactcgttttaaataatgtaaaccttacccGATTTCAATTTTGGATagatatgattgataataataaatatctttcatgtaaaaaaaatttaacccttttttttactcgattttttgttcatttacattttactattttagaaagatatttaatttatataaaatagtaaaatgtaaatggacaaaaaacgagttaaaaaaagggttaaattttttacatgaaagatatttattattatcaatcatatctATCCAAAtttgaaaacgagtaaggtttactttatttaaaacgagtacgaaatttaatttacataaaactatatagctagtagatttcaTTTAAAAaagctatttaaaaaaaatactgatgtaacaagtagattttatgttaaataacaaatttaataaaaatatgaaaataaaaaaataaaaaaataaaaaaattttatgttaattaagatatataataaaaagatgaaaataaaaaaataaatatattttgtaaaattgatttaaacttaaataaaattaggtgttagtacccaaatgtgttatattgataaaattaaaaaatatgcaagggtattttagtcattaattagctaattttggtgttagtacccaaaggtgttacaaaattgaaaccataaaacctaaacctgttaaaaaacagttagtacccaaaggcgaaactaggtataaaccacaggacccatttgtgtaattaactctaaacacatacaatgagtatactcgaaccctttttcgcttaacgacttttgggtgttacatacgataccaatatcaaatcacttcaacacacaacgcaaacacttttaacgTTAACCactctcgcatgttatacgtgtctcgatgaatgcttgtatgttatgtttacacaatgattgttgcctgacactttagcaacgatagtactatattttggactcagcacctgtcgtggacaggtgttgttaagggttttacttcacatggtcacagtggtgataatgtgttgcgcattctacactcgcagtcatgtcggttgcatacgtcattgtcgatagcttacttgcttcacatttctacgtgttacatgctggttatgcgtaaaacgcTTTCGCTACACTATATGCTATTAAACTtttgtactcacctttacactctgtgtattgacttaattttaacgtatgtgacaggtgtttaggatgctatgaTTGCTGTGATGAATCAAGTAAGGTGGTCTAGAAACATCAttcaaataaaatctgagttgcCAAAACAGtctatttgtctttgagaacaatatTTGTATTAACTGTTTTTACTTTATATGTTAATGGTATGGGACATTAACGATTAATATATTgtcattaatagttgttatggattctcttggacaatctgtttcgctcattgccacgccccgatgtttccgccatcggttggggtgtgacaataccgGTCCAGTTACGCCAATGCTCTGacattttggggtgtgacatgttttATGGGAGGTTATTTGCATGGAGAAATATGGAGATATCTTCTGTATTTACAACTTATTTAATGGTTTCTATTTGACCCGGAATAACCAGGTCGGGTCATTCCTCCACACTACTCAAGCATTTAGACAATTTTTACTAACGATTGTGTGTGCTAGAATATTTTGTGTGACCCGGTAATCTCCAAGGATTACCAATGCATGATATGTGACAATTGGACTTTGCTATGCACATATAATGTAATTACCCAAAATTAAGTCGATCATGTATGTTTTCAATGTATTCAGGACTAGGGTTTGTACGGATATTAACATGATATTGTGGATTGTCACAATAAATATCATAATGAGTTATATTTAGTCATAACAAGTTTTAACACGCTCTAATAAGCTATATTAAGGTCATAGTATGTATAAACATCATTAACCAATATTGGCGCTAATCATACATTAATGAACCCAATTGACCATTATTAACAAATATTTATCCTTGATCATTATTAACCCCCATTATCCTAATTGAAACTGAGTGCCCCTAATTAATACCAAGTGGTGAGTATTAATCATTATAAACTCTAAGGCTAGACGGTATGGGGCTCGGCCTGGCCCGTCGCCAACCTCAACACCATTTCTCCCCCTGGCGTTGTCGAGCTCGTCGACCCTAGGACGATTGAGACGGGCGCTAAAGACAAAACGTATGCACGTTGGGGCTTGGGACCGttgcaatatatatatacatatatatatatacatacactaGATTTTAGCCGGTGCCGCGCGTTGCGGCAGCAATGTCACGTCTGTAACTTCGTTACATGGGATACGATGATGACATTAACGTGTGATGCTCACACGTGATGTGACGCGTTTTTTACTTTGTTATACATATTGCGTTAGTAACAATAACTTGGTtagaaataaataaaaagataTGTAAGAACTGCTCAATTTACTTCAAATATAATTGTTATGATTTATGACAAAAATATAAGAATTGCTCTAGTTTCGTAATGGTTGTAAAGTATTTTGATTAACGTTGTTTTATTTTCTAAACAAAAGATTATGAGAATGTAAATGATTATTATTACGCTTCATATAAATCAAATCTTATGAGAATATTAATGATTATTATTAGGTTTCATATAAGTTACTGTATTATCACATATATGAAGTTTGTCATATATTGAAAGTTGAAAAGGAAAAGTTGTTAAAGATTGAGGGTTAGTATGTATATGTATGAAAAGGTGAAGGTTTAAAGAGAAAGGTCCCACCGACCTTTCTCTTTAAGATatagttaatatatatatatacatatattaaattCCTAAAATTCAAACTAACGGCCATAATTCAAAAAACCTCAAAAACCAAAACTTTTTATATAAATAGAACCCAAACACCCAATTTTTTACCCACTTCAACCTCAtctctctctcattttttttataaaccatgatacttttataaaaaaaaaaaataggcatgtcttcatcttcttcttcaacgTGGTATTCGTCATCTTCAGGTGAAAGCGAAGCATTTTTTTCAAACGTCATTATCTACGCAGCTCAGATGATCATGGAGGAGGATGAAGAGGCTGAAACGTCGTCACATCGGCAAACTAGGAGAGCGGCCTTAAAGCGAGACCGAGAAGGTATTTTAATTTTTTAGAGTAtctttatttaaatttaataaggaatttaatttatttttcatttttaatataTAGCCGGCCATGATAATTTAGtggccgattattttgccgacaTACCTGTGTACACGGACGAGATGTTTCGACGTTGGTTCCGAATGAGTCATCGACTGTTCTTACGTATCGCAGACCACTTGGCCAAGTCTGATCCGTTTTTCACACTGCGATACGATGCTAGGGGCCAAAGGGGATTCACTACTTTACAGGAATGTACATCGGCCATTCACCAACTGGCATACGGGTACGCACCCGATTCGTTGGACGAGAATTTAAGGATGTCCGAAAGAACCGCACGTGAATACATGCACAGGTTTTGCGAATGGATCGTGAAATTATATAGCAAGAAATACCTGCGGAAACCAAAAGCAAACGACGTTTaaaaattatatcaagcacaCGAACAAAGACATGGTTTTCCAGGAATGCTCGGAAGCATTGATAGCATGCACTGGCCGTGGCAGAACTGCCTTACTGCCTGGTAAGGTCAATATACTCGGGGCGATCATGGTCATCCAACTATAGTTCTAGAGGCTGTTGCATCACAGGATCTTTGGATTGACATGCTTTTTTGGTGTACCTGGTTCACTTAATGACCTTAACATCATCTACCAGTCACAGACATTTGATGATATAGTGGCAGGAACAGGTCCAGCACTAGTTTTACggtttcgggggtggaatacaggcGGGGTTACTACCTTGCGGATGGAAGATACCCAACGTACTCTACAGTCGTTGAAACTATTTCGCACCCGACAGACGATAAAAGAAAGAAATTTGCGAAGTTTCAAGAGGGGGCGACAAAAGATGTTGAACggtgttttggggttctacaAAAAATGGCATATCATTGAATATCCAGCACGTCCTGCTACACTAAAGAGGTTGCGACACATTATGTACGCTGGTATCTTGTTGCATAACATGATCATCGAAGACGAAGGTAGAGCGATTTGTGACTACAACGAAAACGCGTCTAACGGGAAGTCTGTTCCAGTCAGTTTGGAACAACAAGATTTAAACGGATTCTCTCTATGTAACGAGTATACACATCAAAATCTACAAGCGGACTTTTgtggagtacatttggaacaacgcaCAAAACGAACCTAATGACCACATGCCGGATGAAGACTAgtagtttttaatatttttttttaagaatatgttggttattttttaatatttggtTTGAAATATTATGTAATTTTAGTTTTAcgtaatatttattttataacattATGTAACGTTTGGTTTTTAATATTTATGATTTTATTTTTACATCTTATTTAGTAAATGTTAAAAAAgtagataaaataaaaaaaaataaattaagttGGCGGGTAGGCTCATTCTCCATTTCCATTGTTTCAACCTTGGAGAGACATCCTCCAAGGACTATGACGTGGCACCTATGTGGAGGGTCATCCTCCAAGGATAAGACTCTcccataccgcatagcctaatTACCCCTAATGACCCTTAACTAAAAGTAAGTCGCCCTACTTGACTAACTCTAATGGCCCCTAATTGATCTGAACCTTAGGGTGGGTGGAGTGGTAGCGGTGAGTGGGGCGGGGAGGGTAGTTTACCGAGGGGGGAGGTGTTGCCAGGGGTGGAGTGGTGATCGGGGATTGTCCAACTCGGTGAATACTCACCGGGTGAGAAACAAAAAGAGAAGAGAAGtgatggaggagagagagagggttaATGGTGGCCCCAACCCCTTTCAAgcaatcacaatttttttttaattgtttatcaCTCTTCATGTGTTTGACCAATActagtgattgagtgcaaaatgggtaATGAAGTAAGGACCTGATATTTGATATTTTTCAGAATGGGTGACTATATTTGTGTTATAAATAGTTTTAGAACATGTGTAGTGGTACACATGAATAATGCCCCACCCATGGGCATTGTGCGACGCGTGTCATTCCAATCAGTAAAGGGGCATTATGGGCGTTTTCACAAATGGGCGTAGTGAGATAAttcccaataatgccccatcaaTTGATTAcacaattatttaaaaaatttaaaaataaaacagataatATTAGTTGGAATATTCTTATTGGACAAACAAAAATGGAGAAAGCATGCACATGCATTTTTTAAATAATGTTGAGGACcattttttgataaaaaaaaatgctTAAACACGCCTAGGGGTGGGGGTGGGCGTTTTTGGGTGTGATTGGTGAGGAAAAACGCCCAAATTGATACCATTACGCATGGTCTTAGTGATTGCTTTATTATTGACTATGATATAGATCTGTGTATTACACGGATAGGTAATTTTTTAGATTGGTTTTTCTCTAGTAGACGTTTATTTACGTTATTGTGTATTTTTATTTATCATTTTGTTTTTTCTATATTTgcgtcattgtgtcttttttccaCTCACTGTGTCTTTTTTCTtggacattgtgttatattttttggcGCTGTATTATATTTTGCTCAACATTGTGTTATTTTGCGATGCATAATGCCTTTATACACTTCTAATTTTTAAGAGCATTTGTATAATAATTTACCggtattattttataaaattagtGACTATATTTGCTACctaaataatttttatttttttttttgttattgtttATAAATAGCGACGTTTTGCGACCGAAATAATTTTGATGGCTATATTTGCGATTGTGTTATTTTGCGATCCATTATATCTTTGTACACTTCTAACTTTTAGGAGGATTTGTAGAATAAGTTAAGCcgtattattttataaaattagtGACTATATTTGCTACCTAAATAATCTTTGCTTTTTCTGTTATTGTTTATAAATAGCGACGTTTTTGCGACCAAAATAATTTTGATGGCTATATTTGCGATTGAGTTTCACGTTTTGTAGTATTTAAGAGCATTCTCATTCAAAccatcaaaatatgtgaggggtagtttttatattataaaaggtataaaaaatggttgtgagtggaggagagagaaaatttactgttcatctgtatatttggggggacactgttcacccagtataatttttttaatatatattgaaagtggttgtgagtgaaggagagagagagaaatgtaatgataatattatttaattgaaaaggagagagaaaaagtatttgtttttagtgaaaatatattgatatatgagttgttttttagtggaatggatgtataatttgatggattggatgagaatgctctaagcTATCAAAATATTTTCTTGGGTCTCTATATTATGGAACTTGTTACGCCCAAAAGGTTATCTGTCATTAGTTTTGCATCCAATATTATTTCAGTTCGCTAATTTTCCAATCCATATTGCTCCGGTCGCTAATTTTGCAATCACTTGATTTTAGTCACTAACATGATCGCTAATTTGGCAACCGGTTTTTATCGGTGGCAAATTTTGGTATATTTTGTCCAATCTTGTTTTTATATCATTATGGCACATCATAACATATATAGATGCCTAATACatcattaagatttaaatctttagAAAATAACATACAAAAAAACACATTTGTTTTGGTAATTTACAATACTTTTATGATAACTCAAGCTTATATTTAACTATCAGTTAATGCAACCCAGAAACCGATGTATAAATCATAATATCCCTGTAAACGAACACAGAATATGAAAACTGATAGCACTACACAGCATTATCGCTCTTATACACGTCGCAAATAATACCTGCAATATTATTAGAAACTTGGTGCATTGTAGGCCTTATTTCAGGGTTCGAGTTAATGCATTTAATAGCTAAAATCAAAATTGACGTGAGAACTTCTTTGATTTCTGGTATTGGAACGGGAAGGCGATGATCCACCAAATCCGTGAACTCGACTTCTTCGGTTGATGTTGAAGCTAGAGAACTAATGATATCGCCAGGATGCTCTCCTTTGATGATTTCTAAGACTAGAACCCCAAAACTATAAACATCACACTTCTCGGTTACCTTCATCATGTAAGAGAGTTCTGCAAAATTAATGACTTGATGAAATATGTTCTAACTAAATATATGAACGACTGGAAAATGCATTACCTGGTGCGAGGTATCCAAATGTTCCTGCAATGTTACTCCAGTGGGAAGAGTTTGGGTTCAAAATTTTGGATGTACCAAAATCCGAAACACAAGCTTCGTACTCTGAatcaagcaaaatatttttgctTGATATGTCACGATGAATGATAGCCGGTGAACAATCATGATGCATATAGGATAAACCGTATGCAACACCTTTGATAATGTTCACCCTCTTCATCCAGTCCAAAGTTTGAGCAGTTTCATGGCTCAGAATATCAGCTAGACTACCCCCTTCGATACTCATAAACCAAAAATGAGATTTGAGAATGTGAACAGTAGCCAAGTAGTTTAACGATGTTTCTATGTCGTATTCTTGTCAATGCCGTAATCTCGTTAAGGAAATCATTGTGATTGATCACCTCAGAAGACGAGTGAAGTCTTTTTACAGCAACTGTATTTCCTGAGGACAATTTCACTTTGTACACACTTCCACATCCTCCCATTCCGATGCAATATGCTTCGTTAAACTCTTCGGTTTGGTTTAGAATTTCTTTGTATGTCTCTCTTCCATTGAATGTCGAAACTGAAAAGAAATTTGTCCCATGTTTATGTCGGTTCACAAGCTGTGTCAATGGCAGACTCTTTGATATGTGACAATAGAAAGTGAACATTCCCATCAGAACGCCAAGTAGAAGGGCTCCAAGAAGTGGAAGGGAAATCACTAGTACGAGTTTGCGTTTCCTAGTTGGCTCCCGGCTTTCTGATGCACATTGTTTCAACCCACTAACATTTCCGCACAAATCTTTATTCCCTTGCAATGCTTCTATTGAAAGATTCATAAAGACTTTGCTTTTGGGGAGGGTCCTCGTAAGTGATTATATGAAAGATCAATGTTCAACAACGAATTCATTGATTCAAAAGTCTTAGGTATATACCCGGTAAGCTCGTTATGACTTAAATCAAGAACAGACAACTGAATCAATCCACCTAATTGGACTGGGATTTTGCGTGCAAATCCATTATTGCTCAAGTTTAAGAAAAAGTGTTTCGAGCACTGCCCCATGGAAGATGGAATGGacccattcaacttattcatggAGATATCAACAATCAAGAGTTCAGCTAGTGATCCTAGCTCTTGTGGCACGATGCCAGAAAGTCTATTATTGCTTAATATAAGCTTCTCTATACGAGTCAGCATTCCGAATTCTTTAGGTATATCTCCAACCAAATCATTGGAAGAAAGATTAAGAACTACCAAC
Coding sequences:
- the LOC110931530 gene encoding uncharacterized protein LOC110931530, with amino-acid sequence MSSSSSSTWYSSSSGESEAFFSNVIIYAAQMIMEEDEEAETSSHRQTRRAALKRDREAGHDNLVADYFADIPVYTDEMFRRWFRMSHRLFLRIADHLAKSDPFFTLRYDARGQRGFTTLQECTSAIHQLAYGYAPDSLDENLRMSERTAREYMHRIFGLTCFFGVPGSLNDLNIIYQSQTFDDIVAGTGPALVLRFRGWNTGGVTTLRMEDTQRTLQSLKLFRTRQTIKERNLRSFKRGRQKMLNGVLGFYKKWHIIEYPARPATLKRLRHIMYAGILLHNMIIEDEGRAICDYNENASNGKSVPVSLEQQDLNGFSLCNEYTHQNLQADFCGVHLEQRTKRT